In the Cylindrospermopsis raciborskii Cr2010 genome, GTGCAGCAGCAGAAAACAGAGAATTTGTTAATCCTGTAAAAAGTGTACTATTGAGGTGGCGTGCCTAATATTCTTCAAGATTCCCTAATTTTTTAATAATTTGGGGTGTGAAGGAAAAGTAAGGGAGTTTTTAAAAACAGCTAAAGATATGACAATAATAGTTTTTGGTAGTATTAATATGGATCTGGTAGCAACAACTCCCAGATTGCCCATACCAGGAGAAACCTTGTTAGGAGAAAGTTTTTTTACCGCACCCGGGGGTAAGGGAGCAAACCAAGCGGTAGCATTGGCAAAATTGGGTATTCCTACACAAATGATCGGTCGTGTTGGTAATGATAACTTTGGTAGACAACTAATTAAAAATTTGGAAAGTTATGGTATAAAAACGGAGAATATTATAATTGATGACACTGTCAGTTCAGGAGTTGCGATAATTACTGTGGATCGGCGGGGTGAAAATAATATAATTGTTATACCCGGAGCCAATGGACAAGTCAACCAAGACAATATTGACAGATTATATGGTTTATTGCCATCAGCTAATGCCATACTATTGCAGTTAGAAATTCCTCTTGATATGGTAATTACTGTGGCCCAAATAGCTCACCAAGCTAAAGTCCAGGTTATTCTGGACCCCGCCCCTGTACCACCAATCAATTTGCCAGAGGAAATTTATCCATTAGTTGACATAATTACACCCAACGAAATTGAAGCCAGTCAATTGGTAGGATTTGCTGTCAATGAAGAGCAAACCGCCTTCAAAGCTGGGGAGATTTTATTAACAAAAGGTGCAAGGTGTGTGGTGATTAAGTTGGGTGCAAAAGGTGTTTATTGCGCTACTAAAGAAGAAAGGTTTTTTATTCCCCCATTTTCCGTGAATGCCATAGATACGGTTGCTGCTGGGGATGCTTTTAACGGTGGTTTAGCAGCAGGACTTTTTCATCACAAGACTCTGCGAGAAGCGGTGATTTGGGGTGGAGCTGCGGGAGCTTTAGCAACAACTCAAATGGGTGCTCAAAGTTCTTTCCCTGATATGATGACATTAAAAACTTTTTTTGACAAAATGACAAGGGAATAATAAGAATGAAACTACAAGTTAGCACCTTTACTGTCAATAAGAGGTTTGCCCTAACAATTAGCAGGGGAACAACTGCACAAACCACAAACATCTGGGTTAAGATTATGGAAGGCGGTATTGAAGGATGGGGAGAAGCATCTCCATTTGGTGTAGGAAGTTATCGAGAAACCACTGATGTAATTTTCCAGTCTTTGCAAGAAATATCTTCCATGCTAGAATCCTATAGTCCTTGGCAGCGGGATGATATTAGTAAAATTTTAACACAACATCAAATTCCGTCTGCTGCTAAGACTGCTATAGATATGGCACTACACGACTGGATGGGTAAGAATGTGGGTTTACCATTGTGGCAAATTTGGGGACTTAATATAAATACCATAGTACCAACTTCTGTTACTATTGGTATTAACTCACCACAGGGTGCTGCAGCTAGGGCAAGGGATTGGTTGCAACATATGGATGTGCAACTACTAAAAGTTAAGTTAGGAGCAAAGGAGGGAATAGATGCGGATAAAAAAATGATATTGGCAGTTAAAGAAGCTGCTCCTAAGGTGGATTTATTTGTGGATGCGAATGGGGGTTGGAGTTTACCAGATGCAATTGCTATGTCCCATTGGTTGGCCGATTTAGGGGTTAAATATCTCGAACAACCATTACCTAAAGGTGAGGAGCAGAAATTACCGTTTTTGAAAAAACAATCACCTCTACCCATTTTTGTAGATGAAAGTTGCTTCACTAGCACTGATATTCCCCCACTAGCTGATTATGTAGATGGAATTAATATTAAACTGATGAAATCAGGAGGGTTAGAAGAGGCTTGGAGAATGGTGAATACCGCTAAGGCGCATAACTTACAAGTAATGTTTGGCTGCTATTCCGATAGTTCACTAGCTAATACCGCAGCTTCTCATATAGCACCATTAGCAGACTATTTGGACTTGGACAGTCATTTAAATTTAATAGATGATCCTTTTGTTGGTGCATCAGTTACAGAAGGACGAATTATACCTAATAGTTTACCAGGTTTAGGAGTACAATACAGTGCGCTTACCACTTAATCAAAAAATAGCTGTTCTCTTACATGAAGCTCTGACAAAATCTCATGGCAAAACTGGCCTTTCCATTTTGCGCTACAGTGACTCACCTATTGTTGCGGTTATAGATAGAGAATGTCCAGGTCAGTCTATATTAGAGTTGACAGGAATTAAAAGAAGTGTACCAATTGTGGCATCTGTAAGTGCAGCTTTGCCCTATCAACCAGAAGTTTTAGTTATTGGTATTGCACCAAAGGGTGGCATTCTTCCTGATCATTACTGGACTGAGATTAAGGAAGCATTGAAGTCGGGAATGTCCGTTGTCAATGGGCTACATACACCCCTAGCAAACATACCAGATTTAATCTCCCTCGTACAACCAGGAAAGACCATTTGGGATGTGCGCAAGGAACCACCTAATTTGGAAATCGCTTCGGGTTTGGCACGCAATCTCCCCTGTCGTCGTGTGCTAACAGTGGGTACGGATATGTCTATTGGTAAAATGTCTACTAGTCTGGAATTACATCATTCGGCAAAATTGCTAGGACTTCGCTCTAAATTTATAGCCACTGGTCAAACCGGTTTGATGTTGGAAGGGGATGGAGTAGCACTGGATGCAGTCCGGGTGGATTTTGCTGCTGGCGCTGTGGAGCAGTTGGTTATGCGTTTTGGTCAATACTATGACATCCTTCAAATTGAAGGTCAGGGTTCTTTATTACACCCCGGTTCAACGGCAACTTTGCCTCTGATTCGCGGTTCCCAACCCACCCATCTGATTTTAGTCCATCGTGCAGGACAAACTCATAACCATAATAATCCTCATGTTCCTATCCCTCCTCTCACGGATGTAATTAAAATGTATGAAATGGTAGCTGGTGCTGCTGGCGCTTTTGCTAAAGTACCTGTGGTGGCGATCGCTCTGAATACGAAAGATCTGAATGAAGCTGCTGCTGAACAGGCGATCGCCCAAACTGCGTCTGAAACTGGCTTACCTTGTACAGATCCTATACGCTTTGGTGGGGGAATACTATTAGATGCCATTATAAATAACAATTATCAAGAGTAGGCACATCAACCTGGGGAAATGGGTTCAGATAAATTTCCCAGAAAATATAGTACAAATAAACTAAACAAAAATATACTGAAAAACAAAAATTAATCATGCACCTAAATCACAATACAAAAATACCATTTACACTATTCAGACGGAAAAATAGAGGATTGTTATATTAACCCGGGTGTCTCCATAAACAACGTAAAAAAGGTCACAAAAAAAGTTGCCAAAATGGCAGTAATTTTTCGATGCAGAATCAAAGGATGCGTGCTAAGGTTTTATTTCCTTGATTGTTCCTTCATCTGTTCTTTATAGTACATCTGCCCATGTTTATAGATCACTTGCACTCCCAACACCTGGAAGAACTAGTACATGGTAGTAGTGTAAATTTACACCTAGCAATGTTAAATTTTCATTCCCTTCAGGGTGTGAATGCTTATCAGCATATATTAATCTCTAATAGTTTACCGCGCACTAATACAGGGATGATTAAGAGCGGGTGGTTAGAGAGATATGGACACATTACAGCTGGTGGTTGGTGGTGTTCTGGTGTAGACCCGCTAAATAACTGGCAAAAAATGGAATGGGGATGTTTTAAACCCTCCCAACCGCGAAGAAACAAAAATGGCAAGTCCATTAAATATGAACATCCCCCCAGCACACCAACGCGAATATTTTGTTTGCGGGTAACTGAAGAAATTTGGCATCAAATTTCCCAACGTTATGATGTTACTATG is a window encoding:
- the rbsK gene encoding ribokinase: MTIIVFGSINMDLVATTPRLPIPGETLLGESFFTAPGGKGANQAVALAKLGIPTQMIGRVGNDNFGRQLIKNLESYGIKTENIIIDDTVSSGVAIITVDRRGENNIIVIPGANGQVNQDNIDRLYGLLPSANAILLQLEIPLDMVITVAQIAHQAKVQVILDPAPVPPINLPEEIYPLVDIITPNEIEASQLVGFAVNEEQTAFKAGEILLTKGARCVVIKLGAKGVYCATKEERFFIPPFSVNAIDTVAAGDAFNGGLAAGLFHHKTLREAVIWGGAAGALATTQMGAQSSFPDMMTLKTFFDKMTRE
- a CDS encoding dipeptide epimerase, whose product is MKLQVSTFTVNKRFALTISRGTTAQTTNIWVKIMEGGIEGWGEASPFGVGSYRETTDVIFQSLQEISSMLESYSPWQRDDISKILTQHQIPSAAKTAIDMALHDWMGKNVGLPLWQIWGLNINTIVPTSVTIGINSPQGAAARARDWLQHMDVQLLKVKLGAKEGIDADKKMILAVKEAAPKVDLFVDANGGWSLPDAIAMSHWLADLGVKYLEQPLPKGEEQKLPFLKKQSPLPIFVDESCFTSTDIPPLADYVDGINIKLMKSGGLEEAWRMVNTAKAHNLQVMFGCYSDSSLANTAASHIAPLADYLDLDSHLNLIDDPFVGASVTEGRIIPNSLPGLGVQYSALTT
- a CDS encoding DUF1611 domain-containing protein, with the protein product MRLPLNQKIAVLLHEALTKSHGKTGLSILRYSDSPIVAVIDRECPGQSILELTGIKRSVPIVASVSAALPYQPEVLVIGIAPKGGILPDHYWTEIKEALKSGMSVVNGLHTPLANIPDLISLVQPGKTIWDVRKEPPNLEIASGLARNLPCRRVLTVGTDMSIGKMSTSLELHHSAKLLGLRSKFIATGQTGLMLEGDGVALDAVRVDFAAGAVEQLVMRFGQYYDILQIEGQGSLLHPGSTATLPLIRGSQPTHLILVHRAGQTHNHNNPHVPIPPLTDVIKMYEMVAGAAGAFAKVPVVAIALNTKDLNEAAAEQAIAQTASETGLPCTDPIRFGGGILLDAIINNNYQE